In Erigeron canadensis isolate Cc75 chromosome 6, C_canadensis_v1, whole genome shotgun sequence, the following are encoded in one genomic region:
- the LOC122605500 gene encoding histidine protein methyltransferase 1 homolog gives MASDESKLDSFQLFPSSGFSFLDNSPEKPSLPIPPPPCIEVFMSQVSPSVKPTFETVSFDGLTLLKGRVSTQEVFALSNSDLVPGKYEGGLKLWEGSLDLVRTLRLEVECGNLSLPGKKVLELGCGHGLPGIYSCLQGAAAVHFQDFNSEVLQSLTIPNVVANLFAKSKSEDTQADVHYFAGDWSEVHQVLPYLQTDDQDMNCRSGTNESFGYDIVLMAETVYSISTLPALYELIKKCTSHPHGVVYMAAKKYYFGVGGGSRRFISLVEKDGVMVASLIAEVGGGSSNVREVWKLQFK, from the exons ATGGCTTCAGATGAATCAAAACTTGATTCCTTCCAGTTATTTCCATCATCAGGgttttcttttcttgataaTTCCCCTGAGAAACCTTCTCTTCCAATCCCACCTCCTCCTTGTATTGAAGTTTTTATGTCTCAG GTTTCACCTTCTGTAAAACCCACTTTTGAGACTGTCAGTTTTGATGGACTTACTCTCCTCAAG GGGAGGGTGAGTACTCAAGAAGTTTTTGCGTTGTCGAATTCTGATTTAGTACCAGGAAAATATGAAG GCGGATTGAAGTTATGGGAAGGCTCATTGGATTTGGTTAGGACTCTTCGGTTGGAGGTCGAATGTGGCAATCTGTCATTACCTGGAAAGAAAGTATTGGAG CTTGGTTGTGGCCATGGGCTTCCCGGAATATATTCTTGCCTACAG gGCGCTGCTGCTGTACATTTTCAAGATTTCAATTCGGAGGTTCTACAGTCTCTCACGATTCCCAATGTTGTTGCCAATCTTTTTGCAAAGTCTAAGTCCGAGGATACTCAGGCAGACGTCCATTACTTTGCGGGCGATTGGAGTGAAGTACATCAAGTATTGCCTTATTTACAAACTGATGATCAGGACATGAATTGTAGGTCAGGGACAAATGAAAGTTTTGGTTATGATATCGTTCTCATGGCCGAGACGGTTTACTCAATTTCAACTCTTCCTGCTCTATATGAACTTATAAAGAAG TGTACTAGTCATCCTCATGGTGTTGTTTACATGGCAGCAAAGAAGTATTATTTTGGAGTTGGAGGGGGGTCAAGACGTTTCATATCACTGGTTGAGAAAGACG GTGTTATGGTGGCTAGCCTTATTGCTGAGGTTGGGGGCGGATCCTCAAATGTCCGTGAAGTATGGAAACTCCAATTCAAGTAA